In Hyperolius riggenbachi isolate aHypRig1 chromosome 10, aHypRig1.pri, whole genome shotgun sequence, a genomic segment contains:
- the LOC137535033 gene encoding gastrula zinc finger protein XlCGF8.2DB-like yields the protein MFWRGKKKLVHETSHTGEKPYLCTECGKCFGDKGSLVKHGRTHTGVKPYSCAECGKCFGHKGHLLTHERVHTGEKPYSCDVCGKCFGHKISLVTHERSHTDEKP from the coding sequence atgttttggagaggaaaaaaaaaacttgtccaTGAaacatctcacactggtgagaaaccctatttatgtacagagtgtgggaaatgttttggagataaaggaagccttgtcaaacatgggagaactcacactggcgtgaagccctattcatgtgctgagtgtgggaaatgctttggacaCAAAGGACACCTATTAACACATGAGAGAgttcacactggagagaaaccCTATTCGTGTgatgtgtgtgggaaatgttttggacataaaATAAGCCTTGTCACacacgagagatctcacactgatgagaagccctaa